The sequence CGGGCTGGCACGGTTCTGCACGCTGCGCAGCTGGCTGTCCCAGTGGAGCTACGACGACGCCCACGGCGACGGCGTGGACTGTGGACACGACATCGCGGTGCCCACCCTGGTGATCGGCAACATGGCCGACGACGCCTGCACGCCCAGCCACACCCGCCGGCTCTTCGAGGCGATCGGCACCGACGACAAGCAAATGCATGAAATCCCCGGCGCCAATCACTATTACGCCGGTCCGGATCAGCGTGACGCGCTGCGACAGGCCGTGCAGATCGTCAGTGATTGGCTGGCCCAGCATGATTTCGTAGGCTCGTCGGCATGAATCCCTCAGCCGGTGCACTCGACGGCATCCGGGTCATTGAGCTCGGCACGCTGATCTCCGGACCGTTCGCCGGGCGGCTGCTCGGCGACATGGGCGCCGAGGTCATCAAGATCGAGCTGCCCGGCAAACCCGACCCGCTGCGCACCTGGGGACAGGCCGAGCTCGACGGGCACCACTTCTTCTGGACCGTGCACGCCCGCAACAAGAAGGCCGTCACCCTCGACCTGCGCGCCGAGCGCGGCCGGGAACTGTTCCTCGAACTCATCGAGAAGTCCGACATCGTCGTGGAGAACTTCCGCCCTGGCACGCTGGAGCGCTGGGGCCTGGGCTTCGACGTCCTGCATCAGCGCAACAAGGGCATCATCCTGGTGCGGGTCTCCGGCTACGGACAGACCGGACCGGACGCGCACAAGGCCGGCTACGCCTCGGTTGCCGAGGCGGCTAGCGGGCTGCGGCACATGAACGGTTTTCCCGGCGGCCCGCCGCCACGGCTGGCGCTGTCCCTCGGCGACAGCCTCGCGGGCATGTTCGCCGCCCAAGGCGCGCTGGCCGCCCTCTACCGTCGCACGGTCACCGGTCACGGTCAGGTGGTCGATGTCGCCCTCACCGAATCCTGCTTGGCCATCCAGGAATCCACCATCCCCGACTACGACGTCGGCGGCGTGGTGCGCGGGCCGTCGGGCACCCGACTCGAGGGCATCGCGCCGTCGAACATCTACCAGTCGGCCGACGGCAGCTGGGTGGTGATCGCCGCCAACCAGGACAGCGTGTTCGCCCGGCTGTGCCAGGCCATGGGCCGGCCGGAGCTGACGACCGACCCGCGGTTCGCCGATCACGGTGCGCGCGGCCGCAATCAAGACGAGCTGGACTCGATCATCGGCGAATGGGCCGCACAGCGGGCACCGGACGCCATCATCGCGACGCTGAGCGATGCCGGCGTGATCTCCGGGCCCATCAACACGGTGGCCGAGGTCGTCAAAGACCCGCAACTGTGGGCACGCGGCATGCTCGCCGAGCACTGGGACGAAGGCGCCGAGCGCACCGTGCTGGGCCCCGGCGTCATCCCGGTGCTCTCGGAGAGCCCCGGCACCATCCGCAACGCCGGATCGGCCCGGCCCGGCCAGCACAACGACGAGGTCTACGCCGGCCTGCTCGGCAAGACCAGCGCGGAGTTGGACACCCTACGCACCCAGGGGGTGTTATGAGCACACTTCCCGGCCGGGTCAGCATCCGCGAGGTCGCGCTGCGCGACGGCCTGCAGATCGAAGCGCCGATCCCGTTGAGCGCCAAGCTCGAACTGCTGGCCGCGATCGCCGCCACCGGAGTCCGCGAGGTCGAGGTGACCTCGTTCGTCTCCCCGACCAAAGTCCCGGCCCTCGCTGACGCCGCCGAGCTGGCCGCCGAACTGTGGCGCTACCCCGAACTGGAGTTCTCCGCACTGGTCGCCAGCCCCGGTGGCGCCGCCCGGGCGGTGGCCGCCGGACTGAAGTCCCTCGAGTACGTGGTGTGCGCCTCGGATGCCTTCAGCACCGCCAATGTCGGCCGCCCCACGGCGCAGGCCGTCGCCGCCATCACCGACATCGCCGGTATCGCCCATGATGCCGGCGCGTCGGTCGAGGTCATCATCGCCACCGCGTGGGACTGCCCGTTCGACGGACCGACCGAGCCCGGGCGGGTCACCGATATCGCCTCCTCGGCAAGCGATTTGGGCGTCGACCGGCTGGCCATCGCCGATACCATCGGCACGGCCACTCCCCGGCGTGTCACCGACCTGATCGCGGCGGTGCAGCCGCTCATCGGCGACATCCCGCTGGGCGCGCACTTCCACAACACCCGCGGCTCCGGGCTGGCCTGCGCCTACGCGGCGGTGCAGGCGGGAATCACCCGGCTCGACGCCTCGGCCGGCGGCCTGGGCGGCTGTCCGTTCGCCCCTGGCGCCACCGGGAACATCGCCACCGAGGACCTCGTCTACCTGCTGAGTGACTGCGGGATCGACACCGGTATCGACCTGGATGCCGCCATCGCCGCCGCCGGTGTGGCCAGCACGGTCGTCGGCCACGGGCTGCCCAGCGCCCTGCTGGCAGCCGGAGACCGGAAGCGGGTCTGAGCGCCTCGATGTCCACCCAGCGTGAGCTCAGTTCGAAAGGACGCCTGACGCGCGGTGCGATCGAACAGGCCGCCCGAGAACTGTTTGCCGAACGCGGGTTTCACGGCACCACCCTGGCCGACATCACGTCGTCCGCCGGAAAGTCCACCGCGGTGCTGTACCGGTATTTCCGTGACAAGGAAGACCTGCTGGCCGCCTTGGCCGAGTCGTTTCTCACCCAGGTGGTCGAGCCGTCCGGACTCAAGATGCGGCTACCGGAGTCCCCGGAGGACACCGAGTTCTTCACGTCGGTGGTCAGTGCCTACTGGGCCATGTTCAAGCCGAATATCGGCGTCATGATCGCGGTGGCACAGCTGGCCGCCACCAGCGAGCGATTCGCCGCACTGCAGAACGAGTTCCGCCGGTTCGGCATGGAGATCGTCGCCGCTTCGGTGCGACGCGCACAGCAGCAGGGCTACGGTCTTGATCTCGATGCCGACCACATCGCGGCAGCCATCGCGCTGCTGTTCGAGAACTTCACCGTGGTGTTCGTCGGCCCGTCGGGGCCGGGATGGCGAATCAGCGATCACGACGCCATCGCCACGCTGTCGACCATCTGGAGAAAGACCCTGTACGGCCGTTGACCACCCACAACTGAAGGAATCGCCATGGATTTCACACTGCCCGAACACCTTCCCGGGGTGCTCGCCGAGATGGACGACTTCATCGAGCGCGAGATCGCACCGCTGCAGGCCGAGCACATGCAGTACTTCGACCACCGGCGCGAGTTCGCCCGCACCGACGTGGAACGCGGCGGCATCCCGCGACGCGAGTGGGAGGAATTGCTGGATGAGATGCGCCGCCGCGCCGACGCGGCCGGCTGGCTGCGCTACGGGCTGCCGGCATCCCTGGGCGGCCGCGACGGAACCAACGTCGACATGGCGGTGATCCGGGAACACCTGGCACACAAGGGCCTCGGCCTGCACAACGACCTGCAGGACGAGTCGTCGATCGTCGGGAACTTCCCGCAGGTGATCATGATGGAGCGGTTCGGCACCGACGAGCAGCGCCGCGAGTTCTCCCAGGCCATGATCACCGGCGAGCGGTCGATGGCCTTCGGACTGACCGAACCAGACCACGGTTCGGATGCCACGTGGCTGGAAACCCGCGCCGAACTCGACGGCGACACCTGGGTGATCAACGGCGCCAAACGATTCAACACCGGAGTGCACCGGGCCACCCACGACTTGGTCTTCGCCCGCACATCCGGCGAAGCCGGCTCGGCACGCGGGATCACCGCGTTCCTGGTGCCCACCGACACACCGGGATTCACCATCCCGTTCTACTGGTGGACCTTCAACATGCCGACCGACCACGGCGAGGTCGAACTGAACAACGTGCGGGTGCCTGCCGATGCGGTGCTCGGCGAGGTCGACGGCGGGCTGGACGTGGCCCAGACCTTCCTGCACGAAAACCGGATCCGCCAGGCCGCCTCCAGCCTGGGCGCCGCACAGTATTGCATCGACCGCGCCGCCGAGTACGCGCGGCAACGCATCGTGTTCGGCAAGCCGCTGTCGGTCAACCAGGCGGTGCAGTGGCCGCTGGCCGAACTGCAGACCGAGGCCCAGATGGTGCGGCTGCTGGTGAACTACGCGGCCTGGCACCTGGACCGCGACCACCACCTGGAGGTCTCCGACAAGGTGTCGATGGCCAACTACCGTGCCAACCGGCTGGTGTGCGAGGCCGCCGACCGCGCCATCCAGATCCACGGCGGCGTGGGCTACACCCGCCACGAGCAGTTCGAACACATCTACCGCCACCACCGCCGCTACCGGATCACCGAAGGCGCCGAAGAGATCCAGATCCGCCGGGTCGCGCAGCGACTGTTCGGGTTCGATAGGCGGCCATGAAACCGGGTGCGACCACCGATCAGCTCGCCGACCTGCTGGCCGACGTGCTGGCGCCGGAGTTGGGCCCGGTCGTGGTCGAGGACCTGCGGGCCCTGACCGGCGGCGCCAGCCGGATCACCTGGGCGTTCGACGCCGTTACGGGCACAGGCGAGCGCCGGTCGCTGATTCTGCGCACCGGCCCGCTTGAGGAGCTGCATGCCAGCATGGAGCTGGAGGCGCACGCGCAGCGTGTCGCAGGCCGGGCCGGCGCCCCGGTGCCGAACGTGCTGATCGCCGATAATTCCGCTGCGGCACTGGGGAACCCGTACCTGATCTGCGATCTGATCGACGGCGAGACGGTGGTTCGCCGCATCGAGCGCCAGCTCGACGACGCGGGACGCACGCAGCTGCTGCGGCAGTGCGCGCAGGCGCTGGCCGCCATTCACCGGGCCGACCCGGGCGGCGTCGCATTGAGTGCCGAAGACCAGCTGTCCGCATGCCGCACCCAGCTCGATGCCCTGCCCGAGACCACGGCGCCCTTCGAGTGGGCGTTGCGACGGCTGGCCGCCGATCGCCCACCGCCGGTGCCGGCGCAGCTGGTCCACGGCGATTTCCGGATGGGCAACCTCATGGTCTCCGGCCGCGGTGATCTGGCCGCCGTGCTGGACTGGGAGCTGGTGCACCTGGGCGACGGGTGTGAGGACCTGGCCTGGTTCTGCCTGCGGGCCTGGCGGTTCGGTGCGCCGCTCGAGCGCGCCGCCGGTGGACTCGGCGGTATCGACGCCTTTCTGGCCGCCTATGAACAAGCCACCGGCGGGAATGTCAATCCGGATCGGTTCGACTGGTGGCTGCTGCTGGGCACGCTGCGATGGGGCATCATCTGCCGCTACCAGGCACAGCGTCACCTGAGCGGCCAAACCCGTTCGGTGGAACTGGCGACCATCGGCCGGCGGGTCTCCGAAACCGAATGGGACCTGCTGCGCCTGCTCGACGGAGTCCGGCCGTGAGCACCGGGGGCCGCCGCCCCACCGCGGCCGAACTCGTCGCCGCGGTCACCGAATTCCTGGACACGGCGGTGGTGAATCGCGACGGGAATGCCGCCACCGACGGCCAGGTCAGGTTCCACGCCCGGGTAGCGGCCAACGCGCTGCGCATCGTCGAACGGGAGTTACGCGACACCACCGGCGGCGTCGTCGCCGACGCACTGGCGAGACTGGGTTTCGCCGACGAGGCAGGGCTGGCCGCCGCCATCCGGGCCGGTGACCTTGACGATCGGCCCGAGGCGCTCACCGCCTGCCTGTACACCCTGGTGGAGCATCGACTGGCGATCGACCATCCGGGGTATGCCCAGTAGCCGCTAGAGTGCCTGCGCGACAATCACTTCGACGGTGCTGCTCCAAACCCGATGTATCGGTGCGACCTGCGCAGTAGCATCTGGACCGTGTCCGACTCCAATGCCGCGCTGCGAATCCTTGTCTACAGTGACGACGCCGCTACCCGCGCACGGGTTACCACCGCGTTGGGCAAGCAGCTGCACCCGGACCTACCGGAGCTGAGTTATGTCGAGGTGGCAACCGAGCCGATGGTGATCCGGCAGATGGACGCCGGTGGAATCGACCTGGCCATCCTGGACGGGGAAGCCACCCCGGCCGGCGGGATGGGCATCTGCAAACAGCTCAAAGACGAGATCACGCCGTGCCCGCCGATCGTGGTGCTGACCGGCCGCGCCGACGACGTCTGGCTGGCCAAATGGTCGCACGCCGACGCCGCGGTGGCCCACCCGATTGACCCCATGGAGTTGAGCCATGCGGTGCTGGGTCTGCTGCGCACGCCGACGGGTAGTTAGGTAAGCCTCAGCCGCGAATTGCGCGAATTCGCCTGTCGCCGTTACCGCTACAGGTGATACCCGTCACAGTTGTCGGCAATTTCGGATTCTTCCCAACCGCCCCGTGGCAGCGGGCTAGGCTGTGCCTGAAGTCACATCGGTGCCCGGAAGGGAACTACGTCACTGAGCATGAACCTGTACCTGCCGATCCTGGTCCTCGCCGCGCTCGCCGCCGGTTTCGCCGTATTTTCCGTGGTCGCCACCGCCCTGGTGGGTCCCTCGCGGTACAACCGGTCGAAACTGGAAGCCTACGAGTGCGGCATCGAGCCCACAGACCAGCCGGTCAGCGGGCCGCACGCCCCGCCCGGGCAGCGATTCCCGGTGAAGTACTACCTGACCGCGATGCTGTTCATCGTCTTCGACATCGAGATCGTATTTCTCTACCCCTGGGCGGTTGCCTTCGACGGGCTCGGGGTGTTCGCGCTCATCGAAATGGTGCTGTTCGCCGTCGTCGTCTTCGTCGCCTACGCCTACGTCTGGCGCCGCGGCGGCCTGAATTGGGATTGAGTGGGAGTAGGCGGGCTTACACATGGGATTAGAAGAGCAGCTCCCGAGCGGTCTCCTGTTGTCCACCGTGGAAGACCTGGCCGGGTACTTCCGCACCGGGTCACTGTGGCCGGCGACCTTCGGCCTGGCCTGTTGCGCGATCGAGATGATGTCGACGATGGCGCCGGACTATGACCTGTCCCGCTTCGGGATGGAGGTGTTCCGGGCCTCCCCACGCCAGGCTGATCTGATGATCGTGGCCGGTCGGGTCAGCCAGAAGATGGCACCGGTGCTGCGCCAGATCTACGACCAGATGGTGGAACCCAAATGGGTGCTGTCGATGGGGGTGTGCGCGTCGTCGGGCGGAATGTTCAACAACTACGCGATCGTGCAGGGGGTGGACCATGTCGTCCCGGTCGACATCTACCTGCCCGGCTGCCCGCCCCGGCCGGAGATGCTGATGTACGCAATCCTCAAGCTGCACGAGAAGATTCGCTCAATGCCCTTGGGCGCCAACCGGGAACAGGTGATCACCGCGACCGAACAGGCGGCCCTGTCGGCGCCCTCCACCTGGGAGCTGAGGGGGTTGCTGCGGTGAGCGAGGCCAGCGGCGAGGGCCGAAACGGCCCCGAAGACGTGATCAAGGTCCGCCACGGTCTGTTCGGCGCGACGGGCAGCGGCGACACATCCGGATACGGGCGCCTCGTGACCGAGGCCGCACTACCCGGAGAGACCCCACGGCCCTACGGCGGGTACTTCGACGAGCTCGTCGACACCCTCACCGCTGCCCTGCAGCGCAACGGAATCGAATTCGCC is a genomic window of Mycolicibacter heraklionensis containing:
- a CDS encoding CaiB/BaiF CoA transferase family protein; protein product: MNPSAGALDGIRVIELGTLISGPFAGRLLGDMGAEVIKIELPGKPDPLRTWGQAELDGHHFFWTVHARNKKAVTLDLRAERGRELFLELIEKSDIVVENFRPGTLERWGLGFDVLHQRNKGIILVRVSGYGQTGPDAHKAGYASVAEAASGLRHMNGFPGGPPPRLALSLGDSLAGMFAAQGALAALYRRTVTGHGQVVDVALTESCLAIQESTIPDYDVGGVVRGPSGTRLEGIAPSNIYQSADGSWVVIAANQDSVFARLCQAMGRPELTTDPRFADHGARGRNQDELDSIIGEWAAQRAPDAIIATLSDAGVISGPINTVAEVVKDPQLWARGMLAEHWDEGAERTVLGPGVIPVLSESPGTIRNAGSARPGQHNDEVYAGLLGKTSAELDTLRTQGVL
- a CDS encoding hydroxymethylglutaryl-CoA lyase, which encodes MSTLPGRVSIREVALRDGLQIEAPIPLSAKLELLAAIAATGVREVEVTSFVSPTKVPALADAAELAAELWRYPELEFSALVASPGGAARAVAAGLKSLEYVVCASDAFSTANVGRPTAQAVAAITDIAGIAHDAGASVEVIIATAWDCPFDGPTEPGRVTDIASSASDLGVDRLAIADTIGTATPRRVTDLIAAVQPLIGDIPLGAHFHNTRGSGLACAYAAVQAGITRLDASAGGLGGCPFAPGATGNIATEDLVYLLSDCGIDTGIDLDAAIAAAGVASTVVGHGLPSALLAAGDRKRV
- a CDS encoding TetR/AcrR family transcriptional regulator, translated to MSTQRELSSKGRLTRGAIEQAARELFAERGFHGTTLADITSSAGKSTAVLYRYFRDKEDLLAALAESFLTQVVEPSGLKMRLPESPEDTEFFTSVVSAYWAMFKPNIGVMIAVAQLAATSERFAALQNEFRRFGMEIVAASVRRAQQQGYGLDLDADHIAAAIALLFENFTVVFVGPSGPGWRISDHDAIATLSTIWRKTLYGR
- a CDS encoding acyl-CoA dehydrogenase family protein, translating into MDFTLPEHLPGVLAEMDDFIEREIAPLQAEHMQYFDHRREFARTDVERGGIPRREWEELLDEMRRRADAAGWLRYGLPASLGGRDGTNVDMAVIREHLAHKGLGLHNDLQDESSIVGNFPQVIMMERFGTDEQRREFSQAMITGERSMAFGLTEPDHGSDATWLETRAELDGDTWVINGAKRFNTGVHRATHDLVFARTSGEAGSARGITAFLVPTDTPGFTIPFYWWTFNMPTDHGEVELNNVRVPADAVLGEVDGGLDVAQTFLHENRIRQAASSLGAAQYCIDRAAEYARQRIVFGKPLSVNQAVQWPLAELQTEAQMVRLLVNYAAWHLDRDHHLEVSDKVSMANYRANRLVCEAADRAIQIHGGVGYTRHEQFEHIYRHHRRYRITEGAEEIQIRRVAQRLFGFDRRP
- a CDS encoding phosphotransferase family protein, which translates into the protein MKPGATTDQLADLLADVLAPELGPVVVEDLRALTGGASRITWAFDAVTGTGERRSLILRTGPLEELHASMELEAHAQRVAGRAGAPVPNVLIADNSAAALGNPYLICDLIDGETVVRRIERQLDDAGRTQLLRQCAQALAAIHRADPGGVALSAEDQLSACRTQLDALPETTAPFEWALRRLAADRPPPVPAQLVHGDFRMGNLMVSGRGDLAAVLDWELVHLGDGCEDLAWFCLRAWRFGAPLERAAGGLGGIDAFLAAYEQATGGNVNPDRFDWWLLLGTLRWGIICRYQAQRHLSGQTRSVELATIGRRVSETEWDLLRLLDGVRP
- a CDS encoding DUF6285 domain-containing protein, with amino-acid sequence MSTGGRRPTAAELVAAVTEFLDTAVVNRDGNAATDGQVRFHARVAANALRIVERELRDTTGGVVADALARLGFADEAGLAAAIRAGDLDDRPEALTACLYTLVEHRLAIDHPGYAQ
- a CDS encoding Rv3143 family two-component system response regulator, which produces MSDSNAALRILVYSDDAATRARVTTALGKQLHPDLPELSYVEVATEPMVIRQMDAGGIDLAILDGEATPAGGMGICKQLKDEITPCPPIVVLTGRADDVWLAKWSHADAAVAHPIDPMELSHAVLGLLRTPTGS
- a CDS encoding NADH-quinone oxidoreductase subunit A: MNLYLPILVLAALAAGFAVFSVVATALVGPSRYNRSKLEAYECGIEPTDQPVSGPHAPPGQRFPVKYYLTAMLFIVFDIEIVFLYPWAVAFDGLGVFALIEMVLFAVVVFVAYAYVWRRGGLNWD
- a CDS encoding NuoB/complex I 20 kDa subunit family protein yields the protein MGLEEQLPSGLLLSTVEDLAGYFRTGSLWPATFGLACCAIEMMSTMAPDYDLSRFGMEVFRASPRQADLMIVAGRVSQKMAPVLRQIYDQMVEPKWVLSMGVCASSGGMFNNYAIVQGVDHVVPVDIYLPGCPPRPEMLMYAILKLHEKIRSMPLGANREQVITATEQAALSAPSTWELRGLLR